The following is a genomic window from Mycobacteriales bacterium.
GTCGGGGCGGGACGGCCTCGACGTGTCCCAGGTGCCGGTCGAGCAGCTGATCGCGCCCGCGGTCGTGATCGACAAGAGCGCCGAGTGCGCCGCCGACCCGGACTTTCTACTTACCCGCGACCACGTGCGCGCGTGGGAGGAAACCCACGGCGGGTTGCCGCCTGGTGGGTGGCTGCTCTACCGCACCGGATGGGACGCGCGCGGCGGCGACGCCGGGGCGTTCCTCAACAGCGACGAGACCGGCCCGCACACGCCGGGCGTCGACCCGGACTGCGCGCGGTGGCTGGCCGAGGAGACCGCGATCATCGGGATGGGGGTGGAGACCGTCGGCACCGATGCTGGTGCGGCGCATTCCTTCGATCCGCCGTTCCCCTGTCACACCTTCCTGCTCGGGGCCGGCAAATTCGGCCTGACCCAGCTGGTCAACGTCGCCGAGCTGCCGGCGACCGGCGCCGTTCTGGTGGTGGCGCCGCTGCCGATCGAGACCGGGTCCGGGAGTCCGAGTCGCGTCCTCGCGCTGGTGTCGTCGTGAACGTCGCGGAGGCCGTCGGGGCCCGGCTCGCGGCACTCGGTGTCGACCAGGTCTTCGGCGTCGTCGGCAGCGGCAACCTGATCGTCGCCGACGCGCTGTGCACCGGCGGGGCGCGCTACCTCGCCGCCCGGCAGGAGACCGCCGCCGTCGCCATGGCCGACGGCTACGCCCGGGTGACGGGTCGGGTCGGCGTCGCGACGGTGCACCAGGGTCCCGGGCTGACCAATGCGATGACGGCGATCACCGAGGCCGCGAAGAGCCGTACGCCGGTCCTGGTCCTGGCCGCGGACACCTCTGCGGCAGCGATCCGGTCCAACTTCCGCATCGACCAGGACCGCCTGGTCGGTGCGGTCGGCGCCGTCGTGGAACGGGTCTACACACCGCAGACCGCGATCGCCGACGCGACCCGCGCGTACGAGCGGGCGGTCACCGACCGGCGCACCGTCGTACTCATGCTGCCGCTCGACGTACAGGCGGCCGAGTGCCCCGTCACGGATCCGCCCACCACGTCGTCCCCGCGCCGGCTCCCCGCTCCCGGCGCCGACACCGTCGACGAGATCACCGCCCTGCTGCTGCAGGCGAGTCGGCCGGTACTGCTCGCCGGCCGCGGCGCCGTGGTCGGCGACGCCGGCGCCGCGATCGAGGCGCTGGGTGAACGCGTCGGCGCAATCCTCGCCACGTCCGGGAACGGCCACGGGCTCTTCGCCGAAAACCCCTACTCCGTCGGTATTTCCGGGGGCCTCGCTCCCCCGTCCGCCGCCGAACTGCTGACCGACACCGACCTGGTCGTGGCCTTCGGTGCGTCGCTGAACGTGTGGACCAGCGGGCACGGAAGCCTCTTCCCGAAGGCCACCCTGGTGCAGGTCGACATCGACGCCGACGCGGTCGGCGCACACCGCCCGGTCGATGTCGCGGTGGTCGCCGATGCGGCCACGACCGCTCGCGCGCTGTGCGACGAGCTCGACCGGCGCGGACACCGGTCGACCGGGTTGCGTACGCC
Proteins encoded in this region:
- a CDS encoding thiamine pyrophosphate-binding protein; protein product: MNVAEAVGARLAALGVDQVFGVVGSGNLIVADALCTGGARYLAARQETAAVAMADGYARVTGRVGVATVHQGPGLTNAMTAITEAAKSRTPVLVLAADTSAAAIRSNFRIDQDRLVGAVGAVVERVYTPQTAIADATRAYERAVTDRRTVVLMLPLDVQAAECPVTDPPTTSSPRRLPAPGADTVDEITALLLQASRPVLLAGRGAVVGDAGAAIEALGERVGAILATSGNGHGLFAENPYSVGISGGLAPPSAAELLTDTDLVVAFGASLNVWTSGHGSLFPKATLVQVDIDADAVGAHRPVDVAVVADAATTARALCDELDRRGHRSTGLRTPQLAARIAAGQWSEQPFTDAGTGSVIDPRTFTIALEKMLPAERTVAVDSGHFMGWPVMYLSVPDAAGFVFGQAFQSVGLGLGAAIGAAAARPDRLTVAVLGDGGAMMALGELDTVARLGVPMLIVVYDDAAYGAEVHHFRPHGHSVDLAQFPDTDLAALARGAGLDGVTVRTLSDLDAVKDWLGRRDRSLLIDAKVNPDVVGSWLEEAFRAH
- a CDS encoding cyclase family protein, whose protein sequence is MDGLPALLGGIATGAIRVVDLTAPLSDRTPVLQLPEPFVNTPGFALHELSRYDDRGPAWYWNSFSAGEHVGTHFDAPVHWVSGRDGLDVSQVPVEQLIAPAVVIDKSAECAADPDFLLTRDHVRAWEETHGGLPPGGWLLYRTGWDARGGDAGAFLNSDETGPHTPGVDPDCARWLAEETAIIGMGVETVGTDAGAAHSFDPPFPCHTFLLGAGKFGLTQLVNVAELPATGAVLVVAPLPIETGSGSPSRVLALVSS